The Blautia obeum ATCC 29174 region CTCTCAGCCCGTGGCCAGATTGAGGATAAAGTAGAAGGACTTGACCTTGGAGCAAACGATTATCTGACAAAACCATTTCATTTTGAGGAACTGGAAGCGCGTATCCGCAGTCTGACCAGGCGCAGATTTATTCAGGAGAATGTCTGCCTGAAGTGCGGCCACATCAGCTTTGACACCCGCACCAGAAAAGCACACATTGATAGTGAAGAACTCTCTCTCACCCGAAAGGAAAGTGCTCTGCTGGAGTATTTTATGCTCCACCAGAATCGTATCATCAGCCCGGAAGAACTGATTGAACATATCTGGGACGGCAGTGTAAACAGCTTCAGTAATTCCATCCGTGTCCACATTTCTTCCCTTCGCAAGAAGCTGCGCGCAGCTCTGGGAAACGATCCAATACAGAACAAGGTTGGACAGGGTTACATTCTCATGGAGGATCTGAAATGAAAAAAGAACATACAACAAAAAATCCTCTGAAAAAACTCTCTCTGCAGTGGAGGCTGACACTGATCATCACGCTCCTGATGACTGTCACCTGTGTCCTGATGTATTTTTTTATTAGTAACTCCGCTGTTACCGGAATCGAAAATCTGGGTGATTATGTCGTAAAGATCAATGAAACTGATTCCACGCCAATCACCTTTAACATTAATCCAAACACTCTGTTTGCAGGTCTTTCAGATCAGGTACAGGAAACCAAAGACCTTTTCCGCACCAGAAGTATCATTGCAACTGCAATCATTATTCTCCTGAGCAGTGTCGGTACATATTTTATCAGCCGCCGTGCACTGCTGCCTCTACGCAGACTCAGTAACGAAGTCAATAAAATAGAGGCCCAGAATCTTTCTGAGTCTCTTGAAGTTCCAGATACAAACGATGAGATTTCTCGTCTTACAGGCTCTTTTAATAAGATGCTTTCCCGACTGGATGATGCGTTTACGGCACAGAAGCAGTTTTCTGCCAGTGCCGCTCATGAGCTGAGAACTCCGCTTGCTGTCATGCAGACAAACCTCGAAGTTTTTGCACGCAAGAAAACTCCGACAATAGAAGAATATCAGGACATCTTTGGAATGATCCAGAATCAGACCGAACGACTTTCTCATCTATCTGAAGTTCTTCTCGATATGACCGGGATACAATCCGTTGAACGCTCTGATTCTATTTCACTGGCAGAACTCACCGATGAAGTCTGCTGCGATCTTGCCTCCATTGCTGACCAGAAAAAAGTGGAACTGATCCAGGAAGAGGGTGACTGCACCGTTACCGGAAGCTATCTTCTTCTCTACCGTGCTGTTTATAATCTTGTGGAAAATGCCATCAAATACAATCATTCTGGTGGAAAAGTAACGGTAAAAATATCTCAGACAAAAGCACTGCCTGTTGCGCATTCCAAACCAGCAGACTATGCTTTAGTCGAAGTAACAGACACTGGAATCGGTATCTCACCTGAATATCAGGAAAAAATCTTCGCCCCGTTTTTCCGCGTAGACAAATCCCGCAGTCGCGCCATGGGTGGAGCCGGTCTTGGTCTTGCCCTGGTAGCTGAGATTGCCAGACAACATGGCGGCCAGGTAAAAGTTCTGGCGAGCAGCAAAAAAGGCAGCACGATCGCACTCATGCTGCCCATAAATTCACCATTAATTGAAATTTGAACTATCATATTTATACTTTCTATAATCGAGGATTTTTTATGGATATAAACATTGAATTCGCAAGAAAAACTTCTCTTGCATATAACAGAACCTGTAAATCGCTTTGTCAGGAACTGAAATTGCCGCAGACGGCATTCGACATTCTTATGTTTCTGGCAAATAATCCCGAATTCTGCACTGCACGGGATATTGTCGAAGTCCGTAAATTAAAGGCAAA contains the following coding sequences:
- a CDS encoding response regulator transcription factor yields the protein MHILIIEDEEQLCRSIAEGLRMDGYETDTCLDGDEGLELCTTENYDLILLDLNLPGIDGLDILRQFRETNSSTPVLILSARGQIEDKVEGLDLGANDYLTKPFHFEELEARIRSLTRRRFIQENVCLKCGHISFDTRTRKAHIDSEELSLTRKESALLEYFMLHQNRIISPEELIEHIWDGSVNSFSNSIRVHISSLRKKLRAALGNDPIQNKVGQGYILMEDLK
- a CDS encoding sensor histidine kinase, which encodes MKKEHTTKNPLKKLSLQWRLTLIITLLMTVTCVLMYFFISNSAVTGIENLGDYVVKINETDSTPITFNINPNTLFAGLSDQVQETKDLFRTRSIIATAIIILLSSVGTYFISRRALLPLRRLSNEVNKIEAQNLSESLEVPDTNDEISRLTGSFNKMLSRLDDAFTAQKQFSASAAHELRTPLAVMQTNLEVFARKKTPTIEEYQDIFGMIQNQTERLSHLSEVLLDMTGIQSVERSDSISLAELTDEVCCDLASIADQKKVELIQEEGDCTVTGSYLLLYRAVYNLVENAIKYNHSGGKVTVKISQTKALPVAHSKPADYALVEVTDTGIGISPEYQEKIFAPFFRVDKSRSRAMGGAGLGLALVAEIARQHGGQVKVLASSKKGSTIALMLPINSPLIEI